GGCTCTTCGCCGGCTGTACGAGCAACGAGGGGGACGATTCGAACGGGACGACATCGGGGTCGACGGAGTCGTCGCAGTCGGCCTCGAGCGACAGCACGACTACGGACGAGTCGTACACGGTGTCGATGTCGCCGATGGGGGAGGTCGAGTTCGACGAGGTTCCCGAGACGATCTTTACTCGTTTGACCCACCTCGCGGGGATGGCGTTCGCACTCGGACGGGGCAACGACGTGAACGCGCTGCACGCGCCGGACTACTACAACGACCTCTGGAACCAGTTTACGCCGCGTCTTCCGGACGTTTCGCTCGATTGGAGCGGGCGCTACTCGTCGTGGAATCCGGATCCGGAGCAACTGTACGAACTCGACAGCGACGTTCACCTCGCCGATCCGGCGAGCGTCCTCGCGCTCGACGGGTGGAATCAGTCCGACGTCGACGAGATCCGCAACAATATCTCCCCCTGGTTCGGCAATCACTTCAGCAATAGACACCTCTCGCCGCCCGACGCATACGCCGGCGAATACGAGTACTACACACTCTGGGAGCAGTTCGAGAAGGTCGCACGGGTGTTTCAGGCGGAAGACCGATACGACGCCCTGGCGTCGATCCGCGAGGACGTCCTCG
The DNA window shown above is from Halopiger xanaduensis SH-6 and carries:
- a CDS encoding ABC transporter substrate-binding protein, which produces MSRDERKPRMPTRRDCVKYGGTVVGAGLFAGCTSNEGDDSNGTTSGSTESSQSASSDSTTTDESYTVSMSPMGEVEFDEVPETIFTRLTHLAGMAFALGRGNDVNALHAPDYYNDLWNQFTPRLPDVSLDWSGRYSSWNPDPEQLYELDSDVHLADPASVLALDGWNQSDVDEIRNNISPWFGNHFSNRHLSPPDAYAGEYEYYTLWEQFEKVARVFQAEDRYDALASIREDVLATIEADLPPESERPTVVMGGFSTPTEPYVYNVDTPGFLTAHVRPLDPVDAFGDDVSSGAQIDMETLIEADPDAIIVFGGMHPDTDMETVRTELENDPVGQKLTAVQNDRIYAQGARYQGPILNLFQLEMTAKQLYPDTFGEWPAYVDGAYPELPADEQFFDRKRVADIIRGEF